One genomic region from Polyangium spumosum encodes:
- a CDS encoding acyl-CoA dehydrogenase family protein — translation MDLSFTPEQIAFRDEVRAWIREAMPPRIREKAAVDGHFEHDEIMAWHRILHAKGWVAPHWPAEWGGAGLDVTRRFILTEELELAGAPSLSPFGLMMVGPLILQFGTDAQRRRFLPKIVAGEEVWCQGYSEPNAGSDLASLKLSADPDGKGNYVLNGQKTWTTYAQYADWIFVLARTDKTAKKQSGISFFLVDMKTPGVTARPTLTTAGTPAFCDTFFENVVVPGENLVGPLHGGWTLAKALLGHERTYIAAVGMSTRVLRRVKRIAAATTERGVPLLEVPAWRSRIARLEIELLALKMTNYRALASAELGHAPGPESSILKIRGSEINQQCYELAMDLMGHDALSWHNEPGTIPEHEASVPPQFQYARAASIYGGSNEIQKNVIAKLILGLPS, via the coding sequence ATGGACCTGTCCTTCACCCCTGAGCAGATCGCCTTCCGCGACGAGGTCCGCGCGTGGATCCGGGAGGCCATGCCTCCGCGCATCCGCGAGAAAGCGGCCGTCGACGGGCATTTCGAGCACGACGAGATCATGGCGTGGCACCGGATCCTCCACGCGAAGGGCTGGGTCGCTCCCCATTGGCCCGCGGAATGGGGCGGCGCCGGGCTCGACGTCACGCGCCGCTTCATCCTCACCGAGGAGCTCGAGCTCGCCGGCGCCCCGTCGCTCTCGCCTTTTGGCCTCATGATGGTCGGCCCCCTCATCCTGCAGTTCGGCACCGACGCCCAGCGGAGGCGCTTCTTGCCGAAGATCGTCGCGGGCGAGGAGGTCTGGTGCCAGGGGTATTCGGAGCCGAACGCCGGAAGCGACCTCGCCTCGCTCAAGCTCTCCGCCGACCCCGACGGAAAGGGCAATTATGTGCTCAATGGGCAGAAGACGTGGACGACGTACGCGCAATACGCCGACTGGATCTTCGTGCTCGCGCGGACCGACAAGACCGCGAAGAAGCAGTCGGGGATCAGCTTCTTCCTCGTCGACATGAAGACGCCCGGCGTCACGGCGCGGCCGACGCTCACGACCGCAGGGACGCCCGCGTTTTGTGATACGTTCTTCGAGAACGTCGTCGTCCCCGGGGAGAACCTCGTCGGCCCGCTGCACGGCGGCTGGACCCTGGCCAAGGCGCTGCTCGGCCACGAGCGCACGTACATCGCGGCCGTGGGCATGTCCACGCGTGTCCTCAGGCGCGTGAAGCGGATCGCGGCGGCGACGACGGAGCGGGGCGTGCCGCTGCTCGAGGTCCCGGCGTGGCGCTCGCGGATCGCGAGGCTCGAGATCGAGCTTCTCGCGCTCAAGATGACGAACTATCGGGCGCTCGCCTCGGCCGAGCTCGGGCACGCGCCGGGGCCGGAGTCGAGCATCCTGAAGATCCGCGGCAGCGAGATCAACCAGCAATGTTACGAGCTCGCGATGGACCTGATGGGGCACGACGCGCTCTCCTGGCACAACGAGCCGGGCACGATCCCCGAACACGAGGCCTCGGTCCCCCCGCAGTTCCAGTATGCGCGC